Proteins encoded by one window of Gemmatimonas aurantiaca:
- a CDS encoding nitrous oxide reductase accessory protein NosL yields MTRRDMLTLLALALVAGCSDDAPRTLVRGEDSCAYCRMTIDDVRFGALVLTDRGRLQTFDSIECAASWVAAQTPAHEPRAIWVANFADPSQWVDATRAVYLQGSRLRSPMGRDLVAFATDADPEALQRAHGGTAITWPGIQALVAVPASAPIGTSGNESPDAHSH; encoded by the coding sequence ATGACCCGCCGTGACATGCTCACCCTTCTCGCGCTGGCGCTCGTCGCCGGCTGCAGCGATGACGCACCGCGCACACTCGTGCGCGGTGAGGACAGCTGCGCGTACTGTCGAATGACCATCGACGACGTTCGTTTCGGGGCCCTCGTGCTCACCGATCGGGGTCGGCTGCAGACCTTCGATTCGATCGAGTGTGCGGCGAGTTGGGTGGCCGCCCAGACACCCGCGCACGAACCGCGGGCCATCTGGGTGGCCAATTTCGCCGATCCCTCTCAATGGGTGGACGCCACACGGGCGGTCTACCTGCAGGGCAGCCGCCTGCGTTCTCCCATGGGCCGCGATCTCGTGGCGTTCGCGACCGACGCGGACCCCGAAGCATTGCAGCGCGCCCATGGAGGCACGGCAATCACCTGGCCCGGCATCCAGGCGCTGGTGGCGGTTCCGGCCAGTGCGCCGATCGGCACCTCCGGCAACGAGTCGCCCGATGCGCACTCACACTGA